tgaAATTACCACATTAAATGTTCTACCCAATCACttgatgtgaaattttgatgGAGTTTTAATAGTTCCGTATACTCAACAATTACAGGGTGGTCATAAATTCTGGAAACGTGGAAAACatggaaaagtcagggaaatATCAGGGCATTTTTACTCAAGTCGGGAAATTTCTTTTACGGACAAATAAACCTCATAAATAAGGGGGTAATTAATGATAAGCCTGAAAAATTGATCtcaaatgatttcaattcaCTGTATTTCCTTAATCTCGCTACTTTTGATTATTCTCACACTATTGTATTAGAGcataaaaacaattgaaatctAAAGATTGCctattgatttgaaaatttgagatcttAGCCAAATTTCTTCAAGTTCGTAAATGCAATCCACTTGCTGTAAAATGGTCAGGAAGACAGTTTATTCTTGGTACTAGAAAACGTGGAAGAGTCAAAAatgtttaattgaaaatttttatggcCACCTCGGTAATTTACTCAATTTTGTACGAAACTGTCTCTATTCCAGATCTGAGGCATTCGGTCTACATTAAACAATTGGCACTGTCTGTGTCAGCTGTGATTGGTTCCTATATATTCTCAATGATCTCTGTAACAATCGTGGCGGTCTTTCTGACTCATCTTGGAAAAGTTATGAGCTGGTATGCCAGACCAGCATggttattttttctgtacatTTGTCCGACCATATTCTCATCCATGGCATTTTTTTTAGCTGTTTCTAATCATCAAAAAAAGGTACGTCTCACAAACGGGACTAATTAATAATGCCATTGAAAACACCCATTTAGATTTTTATCAGGCCCTTTCAATGGCTCAGCAAATTCAAACCGATCTGCATGCAGAGCTGTGCAGTATCTAGATTATCAATTAACTGTATTTGTTTAGTCATTAAATGAAGATTAAATCAAAAGCAAAGCTGTGCAGTATCTAGATTATCAATTAACTGTATTTGTTTAGTCATTAAATGAAGATTAAATCAGTGACGGAGAAGTCATGATTCGTAATTGGTATTTTCAGGAAAATATCACTCAATGGACGCTTTATTACTTGTATTTCGATGCGTATAACTTACTATGGATTACAGTTTTGTCTACCTGTGTTATACTACGACTCAGATCTGGATTTATACCCTTACATTGGGTGATATTTCCTTCTATAGGAAATATaataagagagaaatttttcaagagaTGGAGAGGTGAGCAgttaatattgaaattgaaagcTTCTTGTCGCGTAGAATTTACCTAGTCGAAATAGAAGGTATTTTATGCCATTAGTAACAAAATGTGAATGCAATAAGAGCACCTAGAATCCTATAAGTATTTGACTTCACGCCGACACTCAAACTAATTCACCgtacttttttcttattgtagATGGGAAATGGTTGCTGTACCACATGGGTGTGATTAGTTTGCCTTACATACAGTCGTTTTACTTGACACTAGGCGCGCTCTACCTTTTTATTCCAATAATGGGTCGATCTGGTGCTGGTATTAACGCCGAAATCGTTATTGCGAATATGATATCGTTTATATTTTGTCTCCTTCTGAGTTTCACTGTacgttcaaaaattattcataccCCATAAAAATTGCACACTTGATTATACGGTTTAGTCGAAAACGGCAAATAGAAATCATATAAACTGTATTTCTGCACGTATATACTTTGTGTTCATACCTGTATTAAATCATCTGCTCTCACGCTCCTTGTAGTGTTTAATCTTGCACTTTGTACTGGAAAGCAAACGTTTTAGCAGAACCATATCATATTTTCAGCTACCCATAGTAATCGTGGTGAAAAATGCGGGCAGATTAATCAGCATTATGATTGGGATATTCTTAATAGCGGTTAGTATACTGATTTTGACACCGTTAGGCTTTCCGTACAGCGGTGATCCGCTTGCTCCAGCACCGGCCCGATTCATGATTGCAGTAAGTATGCCGTTGGTATCGATTGAAATACTCGGTTGAAATggaaattatgaaatatttattaccaCAGCACACGCACAGACAATACTTCAACGAAAACGGTACGGTTCGGCATTCTGGTACTGGATATTGGTTGGTAGATTTGGATATGAACAGCCCACACAACGTGGAAACCATTGTACCAGAAGTAGGCACTGCAGGTTCGACACTAAGAGATTGCGAAGAAGAGTTATACTGTGGATTACCGTACCTGATGCCTGTCACAACGTTTTTATGGTAAAAGTGAGCTTTGGTATAAGCTGAAACGAATTAGGTCTCAACGATTTCCTGACAGATTCCTTCAATTTATACACTAGGAAAACGAGCTGGATTCCAGGTCCTGAGCCGTTGATAAAAATACCCACCAGGTTGGAAAGAATTTCGAAGATAACCAAAGGAAACATCATAAGTTTCAGATTCAATGTTACAGGTAATTTCTGATTTTGTAATTGATGCTTTGCTCAAGTATCAGTCAAAATAGTAGCCAGGAAATGGTCGTTATTAATCttggttttcaaatttcaggtCCTGATCATATTGGCATCATCTTATCACCGTACGAAGGTGTGCGTCTGATAAAATGGAGCGTGTTGGACGATCCGCCTCTGGAAGGACCTCTTTGGAATAATAGACATACttactttatttattatgCTTGCGCAGCTGACTGCGACCCTTACAGTTTCAGCGTCGATTTAGAAGTGAGTTGATCGACTTGTGTCGATTGCATAAATTAAATGACATTCCTTGTTGAATAGGTGTTGTAATAATGTCTAAAAACTCGCGTATGACTTTCTCTCCAGATACCGCATGGTCATAAAGGGCCTTCATTGAGCATTGCATTAGCAGGCCACTTTCTGCAcggtgaaaatcaaaaatcttTAAGGTTCAAGACTTTCCTATCTCAATTTCCGTCTTGGACCGCAGTTATTCCTTGGACTGCTACTTACACCTCTTGGATATATTAGCGGTGAGCTGGGATTATGATTACTATGTTGTGATGACATGGGCTCGATTCTAATTCTGTATAAAACTATTTTATAACGCAATCAAAagacccttttttttttctatacaacCCATGTATTACTGCAGTAAATTACATGTTAAAGAAATTGGCAGACTACTGCTACTATAGGAACCGAAAACGCCTTACAACAGGACTAAGACGTATTCGAATTATAGCAGTATGCATACAAAATTCCTATTGCAAATAAATTAGGTAGACGAATTCTCACTCTGGtacttagtttttttttctatttcaaatacaatcatttttaattcataTGCAATATACAGGTATTGGATATATAAGTATTGTACCTAAGTAAACTTTTTAGGTTTAGATTATAGTATGCTTATAATTAAGCATAGCACAAATTCATACACCTacgaatatatttattcatgaCGTTTTTTTGTCTTATCCGCAGCCAGTAATCGGCACCTTGTATTAGCTATTATCACGTGATGTTTCAGCTTAAGCACACGAAAATCTCGCGCTCTCCTAATCGCGAAAGATACGTGAGAAATCTGCTTCATAATAAGCAAAAGTCGTAGTAGCAGCCTACCAGGCTACCTGATTTCCAATATGGTACTATATACAGGCTTTAATGACGAAGAAGAGAACGGACGAGAAATACATAATgtacaaatattatatatatatatatacacatacacatagGGTAGACATATGTTAAGTAGTTGGTAACGGATGATTTTTTAAAGGTGGAGAAGATTCACCGTTGttagtataattattaaaaggTCTATACAAAGCAATTTCAGCAATCATAGGCTTGCAATGGTTAGACcaaaaaaacaatatatgACTAATAGTAACTAACAGAATTTGTTCGAGAAACGATTCAAATCACTTGCGACACATGTTGTGGGTTTCTTTCATGGTTACTCCCTTGTTTCGaatttctttgattattttttctgttttagaTGATAAGTAACGTAAAATAAGATTAACGATAAAGTGCCATTAGATAAATTATAGgctaaatatacaaaaatgataaaataacaCATAAAACTTGTTGCCAGGTGCAGCCGCGTACACTTTGGCACGTATGTAAACTGAGCAATTTCTCTTAAAAAGATAACAAGATAACGTTATTCTGAAACTCGAAAGCCTAGAGCATATCAACGAAAGCCAAAATATCATGAATATAATATCTAAAATTGTCATTTGACAATTTATATAATGCCAATTTTATACGATTAAGTAAAATAATGATTAACTAATATGTACTGATGATGCCAGTGCATTCGATGCTGCTCTGACATATAATGTTCATTCATAAAAGTGATAGTAAGAAAACGGTCtcgacaaaaattttcgaaaaaatccatgccatatatattagagtgtttcaaaaaaaccgactatttttttttttttttttcgaagaacattgaaaagtcttccgagtgtccctcaaaaatgacctcggtaaaatatgagctcttaatattgatatttagaggtggcgattctcaattttctatttcccatttaaataacatgggaaaaaattttttaaaaatttagaattttatttctcgaaaacgaatcaatgtgaagatatgaacaaaacatattcttgtaagaaatttgacgctctacaaaaaagatctgaataaagatttgcataaggtaagtcgtttcggagttatcaggcctcaaacatcgaaccgtttgaaataatgatgttattaatttacaaatgctacaaaactgactcatatcacttaaatacacaatattattgattttaaaattaaaactatagACTTCCAATGAAATGTTAATtagtaaatttcattaatcaacgatatgagtcagttttgtagcatttataaattaataacatcattatttcaaacggttggatgtttgaggcctgataactccgaaacgacttaccttacgcaaatctttattcagatcttttttgtagagcgtaaaatttcctacaagaatatgttttgtttatatcttcacactgattcgttttcgagcaat
Above is a genomic segment from Neodiprion pinetum isolate iyNeoPine1 chromosome 1, iyNeoPine1.2, whole genome shotgun sequence containing:
- the LOC124225040 gene encoding endoplasmic reticulum metallopeptidase 1 isoform X1 gives rise to the protein MNDGVRLRVHSSKEISDEVFYSKKRQSRTFETLNEIHHLLYLLLCLLAVSLTVIVLEKKLPEPLLTDTEGLYPEKFVAERARNNLVKLTKIGPRITGSYENEVMAVNFLKTEIQNIVKDAHNSHEIQIDITKHSGAFPLTFLDGMTNVYRNVQNVIVKVGSRINSKHSLLVNCHFDTFPESPGGSDDGAGCAVMLEMLRIIAQSPKILKHNIIFLFNGAEENLMQASHGFITQHKWASEVKSFINLEACGAGGRELLFQAGPDNPWILEVYSESVPYPYASSLAQEIFQSGVIPGDTDFRIFRDFGKVSGLDFAWSTNGYVYHTRFDNVDQVPLGSLQRTGDNILALVRGITAGHYLSDIVMNHQKGSLVFFDFLGAFVVRWPEYLASTINIAGILMGLYSIFLNMETARKLDLRHSVYIKQLALSVSAVIGSYIFSMISVTIVAVFLTHLGKVMSWYARPAWLFFLYICPTIFSSMAFFLAVSNHQKKENITQWTLYYLYFDAYNLLWITVLSTCVILRLRSGFIPLHWVIFPSIGNIIREKFFKRWRDGKWLLYHMGVISLPYIQSFYLTLGALYLFIPIMGRSGAGINAEIVIANMISFIFCLLLSFTLPIVIVVKNAGRLISIMIGIFLIAVSILILTPLGFPYSGDPLAPAPARFMIAHTHRQYFNENGTVRHSGTGYWLVDLDMNSPHNVETIVPEVGTAGSTLRDCEEELYCGLPYLMPVTTFLWKTSWIPGPEPLIKIPTRLERISKITKGNIISFRFNVTGPDHIGIILSPYEGVRLIKWSVLDDPPLEGPLWNNRHTYFIYYACAADCDPYSFSVDLEIPHGHKGPSLSIALAGHFLHGENQKSLRFKTFLSQFPSWTAVIPWTATYTSWIY